The following proteins are encoded in a genomic region of Haloarcula marina:
- a CDS encoding APC family permease, with translation MSGDKLGLPGAAAIGLGGMIGGGVFSVLGVVVGVAGPAAWMAFTAASLVSMCAAYSYIALNRISDQNGGSVTQIEQFLGNGTLAGMVGWTLLFGYVGAIAMYAFAFGEFAVRLVPDLGLGVPIRPVASIAAVGLFVLLNVVGARATGTSEEVLVALKILILGGVSVAGLYFGWQSPEYTLTLGFSRAASIGLVTATAISFVSFQGWQLLVYDYESIKDASKTIPRAIYVSIVGAIIIDSLVAILVVNLAERQTIQAHPEIAVAQAVEPFLGEIGFTFVAVAALFSTGSAINGTLFSAAHFTKRLLSDGLVPDQLGDSDSDGAPQRTVVVLGFGAAAFAAVGSLEGITSFGSLAFLVVFGTMSWLAFTQRDHEEVSAVWPACGVLGTAAFGPILLWHLATKQPAVFETVVLLTAVVVGLELLYFERDSIEDGVAQIETKL, from the coding sequence ATGAGCGGAGACAAACTCGGACTGCCCGGCGCGGCCGCAATCGGCCTCGGCGGGATGATCGGCGGTGGCGTTTTCTCGGTGTTGGGCGTCGTCGTCGGCGTCGCGGGTCCGGCGGCGTGGATGGCCTTCACCGCTGCGAGCCTCGTCTCGATGTGCGCGGCGTACTCCTACATCGCGCTCAATCGCATCAGCGACCAGAACGGCGGGTCGGTAACGCAGATAGAGCAGTTCCTCGGGAACGGGACATTGGCCGGGATGGTCGGGTGGACGCTCCTCTTCGGCTACGTCGGCGCTATCGCGATGTACGCCTTCGCGTTCGGGGAGTTCGCCGTGCGGTTGGTTCCCGACCTCGGTCTCGGCGTTCCGATTCGGCCGGTGGCCTCTATCGCCGCCGTCGGCCTATTCGTGCTGTTGAACGTCGTCGGCGCGCGGGCGACAGGGACCTCCGAGGAGGTGCTCGTCGCGCTGAAGATACTCATCCTCGGCGGGGTCAGCGTCGCCGGACTGTACTTCGGGTGGCAGTCGCCGGAGTACACGCTCACGCTCGGATTCTCCCGAGCGGCCAGTATCGGGCTGGTGACCGCGACGGCCATCTCGTTCGTCTCGTTTCAGGGGTGGCAGTTGCTGGTCTACGACTACGAGAGCATCAAGGACGCCAGCAAGACCATCCCGCGGGCGATATACGTCTCCATCGTCGGGGCAATCATCATCGACAGCCTCGTGGCGATTCTGGTGGTCAACTTGGCGGAGCGACAGACCATCCAAGCGCATCCCGAAATCGCCGTCGCGCAGGCCGTCGAACCGTTTCTCGGAGAAATCGGGTTCACGTTCGTCGCCGTCGCCGCGCTGTTCTCGACGGGGAGCGCCATCAACGGGACGCTGTTCTCGGCCGCGCACTTCACTAAGCGGTTACTCTCGGATGGGTTGGTGCCGGATCAACTCGGTGACTCGGACTCCGACGGCGCGCCCCAACGGACCGTCGTCGTCCTCGGTTTCGGGGCCGCGGCGTTCGCGGCCGTCGGCAGTCTGGAGGGCATCACGTCGTTCGGGTCGCTCGCCTTCCTCGTCGTCTTCGGGACGATGAGTTGGCTCGCGTTCACACAGCGCGACCACGAGGAGGTGTCGGCCGTCTGGCCCGCCTGCGGAGTTCTCGGGACGGCGGCGTTCGGTCCGATTCTCCTGTGGCACCTCGCGACGAAGCAACCGGCCGTCTTCGAGACGGTGGTACTCCTCACGGCCGTCGTCGTCGGGTTGGAACTGCTCTACTTCGAGCGCGACTCCATCGAGGACGGTGTCGCACAGATAGAGACGAAGCTCTGA
- a CDS encoding SAM hydrolase/SAM-dependent halogenase family protein, translating into MITLASDFGSPYPAAMKGVICQRSDARIEDIAHDFPRQDVRTAAFWLTQTLPYFPPAVHCVVVDPGVGTGRDAVVVRAGDHALVGPDNGVLLPVARELADEFEAFTWAYDDPASTTFHGRDVFAPAAATVHDAGVDAVESLDATAPTTEFVDLRFPDPTVTDDRAVGEVLVVDDFGNAVTNIPGDAVTDAVGGSVLVNGESVPVRQAYATLDHGQRLVTVGSHGNVELAVNRGRGDDAFGVGVGDSVTVAW; encoded by the coding sequence ATGATTACGCTCGCCTCCGACTTCGGGTCGCCGTACCCGGCGGCGATGAAGGGCGTCATCTGCCAGCGGAGCGACGCCCGCATCGAAGATATCGCCCACGACTTCCCGCGCCAAGACGTGCGAACGGCGGCGTTCTGGTTGACCCAAACCCTCCCGTACTTTCCGCCCGCAGTCCACTGCGTCGTGGTCGACCCCGGCGTCGGAACCGGCCGAGATGCGGTAGTCGTGCGTGCGGGCGACCACGCGCTGGTCGGCCCCGACAACGGCGTCCTCCTCCCGGTGGCCCGCGAACTCGCCGACGAGTTCGAGGCGTTCACGTGGGCGTACGACGACCCCGCCAGCACCACGTTCCACGGCCGAGACGTGTTCGCGCCCGCGGCGGCGACGGTCCACGACGCGGGCGTAGACGCCGTCGAATCGCTCGATGCGACCGCCCCGACGACCGAGTTCGTCGACCTCCGCTTTCCCGACCCGACCGTTACCGACGACCGCGCCGTCGGCGAAGTCCTCGTCGTCGACGACTTCGGGAACGCCGTGACGAACATCCCCGGCGACGCGGTGACCGACGCCGTCGGCGGGTCCGTCCTCGTGAACGGCGAGTCGGTGCCGGTCCGGCAGGCGTACGCGACGCTCGACCACGGCCAGCGACTCGTCACCGTCGGCAGTCACGGTAACGTCGAACTCGCGGTGAACCGGGGCCGCGGCGACGACGCGTTCGGCGTCGGCGTCGGCGACAGCGTGACGGTGGCGTGGTGA
- a CDS encoding nicotinamide-nucleotide adenylyltransferase gives MRGFYIGRFQPYHDGHHAMVERIAKEVDELVLGIGSADDSHTTHDPFTAGERIMMITKAVAGFDLPTYVVPLEDINRNAVWVSHVESMCPDFDLAYSNNPLVVRLFEESGIEVRQSPMFERDRLEGSEIRERMIHDESWRDRVPDPVVETIEEINGVKRLQHVSDSDSLDRYTAENEALDEPDIGDEE, from the coding sequence ATGCGCGGGTTCTACATCGGCCGGTTCCAGCCGTACCACGACGGCCACCACGCGATGGTCGAACGCATCGCCAAGGAGGTGGACGAGTTGGTGCTGGGTATCGGCAGCGCCGACGACTCACACACCACGCACGACCCCTTCACCGCCGGCGAGCGAATCATGATGATTACGAAGGCCGTCGCGGGCTTCGACCTGCCCACGTACGTCGTCCCCCTAGAGGACATCAACCGCAACGCCGTCTGGGTGAGCCACGTCGAGAGCATGTGTCCTGACTTCGACCTCGCCTACTCGAACAACCCGCTCGTCGTCCGCCTCTTCGAGGAGAGCGGCATCGAGGTGCGTCAGTCGCCGATGTTCGAACGGGACCGATTGGAGGGCAGCGAGATACGCGAGCGGATGATTCACGACGAGTCGTGGCGCGACCGCGTGCCCGACCCCGTCGTCGAGACTATCGAGGAGATAAACGGCGTCAAGCGGCTTCAGCACGTCTCCGACTCGGATTCGCTGGACCGTTACACCGCCGAAAACGAAGCGCTCGACGAACCGGATATCGGCGACGAGGAATGA
- the lonB gene encoding ATP-dependent protease LonB: protein MSDNTDTDGAPEAGPEDHANDGHQADEQASPPADESATGDGASSDTTLGSDVEVEGESSLQDDEENLLGGLDIDSTAEIEVPERLVDQVIGQDHARDVIKKAAKQRRHVMMIGSPGTGKSMLAKAMSQLLPREELQDVLVYHNPDDGNEPKVRTVPGGKGEQIVEAHKEEARKRNQMRTFLMWIIIAIVIGYSLIIVQQILLGILAAGVIYLAFRYGSRGSDAMIPNLLLNNANQKTAPFEDATGAHAGALLGDVRHDPFQSGGMETPSHDRVEAGAIHKANKGVLFVDEINTLDIRSQQKLMTAIQEGEFSITGQSERSSGAMVQTEPVPCDFIMIAAGNLDAMENMHPALRSRIKGYGYEVYMDDTIEDAPEMRRKYARFVAQEVENDGRLPHFTEAAVEEVVLEARRRAGRKGHLTLEFRNLGGLVRVAGDIARSEDREFTERKDVLQAKRRSRSIEQQLADNYIERRKDYELTVNAGDVVGRVNGLAVMGEDSGIVLPVMAEVTPSQGPGQVIATGQLQEMAEEAVQNVSAIIKKFSDEDISEKDVHIQFVQAGEGGVDGDSASITVATAVISALEDVPVEQNIAMTGSLSVRGDVLPVGGVTHKIEAAAKAGLDTVIIPEANTQDVMIEEEYEDMIEIIPVSHISEVLEVALAGEPEKDSLVDRLKSITGKALEHEVGRQGSGSPSPQ from the coding sequence ATGAGCGACAACACCGACACTGACGGGGCCCCCGAAGCCGGCCCGGAGGACCACGCCAACGACGGCCACCAGGCCGACGAGCAGGCGTCGCCTCCGGCCGACGAGTCGGCGACCGGCGACGGTGCTTCGTCCGATACGACTCTCGGCAGCGACGTCGAGGTGGAGGGCGAGTCCAGCCTCCAAGACGACGAGGAGAACCTCCTCGGCGGCCTCGACATCGACTCGACCGCGGAGATTGAGGTGCCCGAACGATTGGTGGACCAAGTCATCGGGCAAGACCACGCACGCGACGTCATCAAGAAGGCGGCCAAACAGCGCCGTCACGTGATGATGATCGGCTCCCCCGGGACGGGGAAGTCGATGCTCGCGAAGGCGATGAGCCAACTCCTCCCGCGTGAGGAACTACAGGACGTACTCGTCTACCACAACCCCGACGACGGGAACGAACCGAAGGTTCGGACCGTCCCCGGCGGGAAGGGCGAGCAAATCGTCGAAGCTCACAAGGAGGAGGCCCGCAAGCGCAACCAGATGCGGACCTTCCTGATGTGGATCATCATCGCCATCGTCATCGGGTACTCGCTGATAATCGTCCAGCAGATTCTGCTGGGCATCCTCGCGGCCGGTGTCATCTACCTCGCCTTCCGCTACGGTTCCCGCGGCAGCGACGCGATGATTCCGAACCTGCTCCTCAACAACGCCAACCAGAAGACGGCTCCGTTCGAGGACGCGACGGGCGCGCACGCCGGTGCGCTGCTCGGCGACGTTCGGCACGACCCGTTCCAGTCCGGCGGGATGGAGACGCCCAGCCACGACCGCGTCGAAGCGGGCGCGATTCACAAGGCCAACAAGGGCGTCCTGTTCGTCGACGAAATCAACACGCTGGACATCCGCAGCCAGCAGAAACTGATGACGGCGATTCAGGAGGGCGAGTTCTCGATTACGGGCCAGTCCGAGCGCTCCTCGGGCGCGATGGTCCAGACCGAACCCGTCCCCTGTGACTTCATCATGATCGCGGCGGGGAACCTCGACGCGATGGAGAACATGCACCCCGCGCTGCGCTCCCGTATCAAGGGGTACGGCTACGAGGTGTACATGGACGACACCATCGAGGACGCCCCCGAGATGCGCCGGAAGTACGCCCGGTTCGTCGCCCAAGAGGTCGAGAACGACGGACGGCTACCCCACTTCACCGAGGCGGCCGTCGAGGAAGTCGTTCTCGAAGCCCGGCGTCGCGCCGGCCGGAAGGGCCACCTTACGCTGGAATTCCGGAACCTCGGCGGTCTGGTCCGCGTCGCGGGCGACATCGCCCGCTCGGAGGACCGCGAGTTCACCGAGCGCAAGGACGTGCTGCAGGCCAAGCGCCGCTCGCGCTCCATCGAGCAACAGCTCGCGGACAACTACATCGAGCGCCGCAAGGACTACGAACTCACCGTCAACGCGGGCGACGTGGTCGGCCGCGTCAACGGCCTCGCGGTCATGGGTGAGGACAGCGGTATCGTCCTCCCGGTGATGGCCGAAGTCACGCCCTCGCAGGGTCCGGGACAGGTCATCGCCACCGGCCAACTCCAGGAGATGGCCGAGGAGGCGGTCCAGAACGTCTCGGCCATCATCAAGAAGTTCAGCGACGAGGACATCTCCGAGAAGGACGTCCACATCCAGTTCGTGCAGGCGGGTGAGGGCGGCGTCGACGGCGACTCCGCCTCCATCACCGTCGCCACCGCGGTCATCTCCGCGCTGGAGGACGTGCCGGTCGAGCAGAACATCGCCATGACCGGGTCGCTCTCGGTCCGCGGCGACGTGCTCCCGGTCGGCGGCGTCACGCACAAGATAGAGGCCGCCGCGAAAGCGGGACTGGACACGGTCATCATCCCCGAAGCGAACACGCAGGACGTGATGATAGAAGAGGAGTACGAGGACATGATAGAGATAATCCCCGTCTCCCACATCTCCGAAGTGCTGGAAGTCGCCCTCGCGGGCGAACCCGAGAAGGACTCGCTGGTCGACCGCCTCAAGTCCATCACGGGCAAGGCGCTCGAACACGAGGTCGGCCGACAGGGAAGCGGCAGTCCCAGTCCGCAGTAA
- a CDS encoding CPBP family intramembrane glutamic endopeptidase: MPEWAAFVGLTGLLLTALLALARLSQQALSGSESSSTASGGLTATGDQLRRATSGGPTDPTYPRFETAAAARQRRHLEAQLTPDSLSTGALLVNVALTQGLFGVLLVAGAVYFAIPASAFGVTNAPFSTGLPALGVGLAAGVGFWVGNEAAAVLADGFGITFDESLREMLAPDSVGGWVVLLGLVLPTIAVVEELLFRAAAVGVPVAGLGAPPALMVVVSSAAFALGHGAQGRVGIVVTGVLGAALAVLFVLTNSLLAVVVAHYLVNALELVVHEGLGVGRFGSADNRATTDGSESFDGS, translated from the coding sequence ATGCCCGAGTGGGCCGCCTTCGTCGGCCTGACGGGCCTCCTTTTGACCGCGCTGCTCGCGCTCGCACGACTCTCACAGCAGGCGCTCTCCGGTTCCGAATCGAGTTCTACGGCCAGTGGCGGCCTCACCGCCACGGGCGACCAGTTACGCCGCGCCACTTCCGGCGGCCCCACCGACCCGACGTATCCGCGGTTCGAGACGGCAGCGGCGGCCCGCCAGCGACGACACCTCGAAGCGCAACTGACGCCCGACTCGCTTTCGACGGGCGCGTTGCTGGTCAACGTCGCGCTCACACAGGGCCTGTTCGGCGTCTTGCTCGTCGCCGGGGCGGTTTACTTCGCTATCCCGGCGTCGGCGTTCGGCGTCACGAACGCGCCGTTCTCGACGGGCCTGCCTGCGCTGGGTGTCGGCCTCGCCGCTGGCGTCGGCTTCTGGGTCGGGAACGAGGCGGCCGCGGTTCTCGCCGACGGGTTCGGTATCACCTTCGACGAGTCCCTCAGGGAGATGCTCGCACCCGACTCCGTCGGCGGGTGGGTCGTCCTCCTCGGCCTCGTCCTGCCGACCATCGCTGTCGTCGAGGAACTGCTCTTTCGCGCGGCGGCCGTCGGTGTCCCCGTCGCGGGACTGGGCGCGCCGCCAGCCCTCATGGTCGTCGTCTCGTCGGCGGCGTTCGCGCTCGGCCACGGGGCGCAAGGACGGGTCGGTATCGTCGTCACCGGCGTCCTCGGCGCGGCCCTCGCGGTGCTGTTCGTCCTCACGAACAGCCTCCTCGCCGTGGTCGTCGCACACTACCTGGTGAATGCGCTGGAACTAGTCGTCCACGAAGGGCTGGGCGTGGGACGATTCGGTTCGGCCGACAACCGAGCAACAACGGACGGCTCAGAGTCCTTCGACGGCTCGTAA
- a CDS encoding MGMT family protein, producing the protein MSAGPAEAGIYARESAYLDRFVQFGEAGDRVISVSFPAQPETDSSDDHPLLDRIERYLNGAKDEFEDVTVGLTVPTDQRTVLEAVREIPYGRDATVEEVTQMTAGLSATEQEDLTAVREALAANPVPLLIPDHRVRDGPSAVPPPVEQKLRAVEGL; encoded by the coding sequence ATGAGCGCTGGGCCCGCAGAGGCAGGCATCTACGCACGCGAGTCGGCGTATCTCGACCGATTCGTCCAGTTCGGCGAGGCCGGTGACAGGGTTATCTCGGTGTCGTTCCCGGCACAACCAGAAACCGATAGTTCCGACGACCACCCGCTGTTGGACCGAATCGAGCGCTACCTCAACGGGGCCAAAGACGAGTTCGAGGACGTGACCGTCGGCCTCACCGTCCCGACCGACCAGCGAACGGTCCTCGAAGCCGTCCGGGAGATTCCGTACGGCCGAGACGCCACCGTCGAGGAAGTTACGCAGATGACCGCCGGTCTGAGCGCGACCGAACAGGAGGACCTGACGGCCGTCCGCGAGGCGCTGGCCGCGAACCCCGTTCCCCTGCTCATTCCGGACCACCGCGTCCGCGACGGTCCGAGCGCCGTGCCGCCGCCGGTCGAACAGAAGTTACGAGCCGTCGAAGGACTCTGA
- the trpC gene encoding indole-3-glycerol phosphate synthase has translation METESGMAPAVESILAAARERGGGGERVSVDARSLPEAFERAEADGRVPVVAEVKPTSPTADGERTDDPVELAEQMVAGGAAALSVLTEPEHFGGSAETLERVRAAVDVPVLRKDFVLHEAQLDVVEADVILLIVRFLDEEGTDELSDLLAAARERGFQVLVEAHTADEVERAVDAGADIVGVNNRDLAKLEVDLDTFPAAAAAAPESVTLIAESGIGTPDDVAAMRAAGADALLVGSAIMDHGGDSDVTENTRRLTDAERETQT, from the coding sequence ATGGAAACCGAATCGGGGATGGCTCCGGCAGTCGAGTCGATACTCGCGGCGGCGCGCGAGCGCGGCGGCGGGGGCGAGCGGGTGTCCGTCGACGCCCGGTCACTGCCGGAGGCGTTCGAACGAGCGGAAGCGGACGGGCGCGTGCCCGTCGTCGCGGAGGTGAAACCGACCAGTCCGACGGCCGACGGCGAGCGGACGGACGACCCCGTCGAACTCGCCGAGCAGATGGTCGCAGGCGGAGCGGCGGCCCTCTCGGTGCTGACCGAACCCGAGCATTTCGGCGGGTCGGCGGAGACGCTCGAACGGGTCCGCGCGGCCGTCGACGTGCCGGTCCTCCGCAAGGACTTCGTCCTCCACGAGGCCCAACTCGACGTGGTCGAGGCCGACGTGATACTCCTCATCGTCCGGTTTCTGGACGAGGAGGGGACCGACGAACTCTCGGACCTGTTGGCGGCGGCCCGTGAACGCGGCTTTCAGGTGCTCGTGGAGGCCCACACGGCCGACGAAGTCGAGCGAGCGGTCGACGCCGGTGCCGACATCGTCGGGGTGAACAACCGCGACTTGGCGAAGTTGGAGGTGGACCTGGATACGTTCCCCGCCGCGGCGGCAGCGGCCCCCGAGAGCGTCACGCTCATTGCGGAAAGCGGCATAGGCACACCGGACGATGTCGCGGCGATGCGCGCGGCCGGTGCGGACGCACTGCTCGTCGGGTCGGCCATCATGGACCACGGTGGCGACTCCGACGTGACCGAGAACACGCGGCGACTGACGGACGCAGAACGCGAGACACAGACATGA
- the trpB gene encoding tryptophan synthase subunit beta: MSTDDAHDPKFGEYGGQYVPEALMPAIEELTDAYERYVLHNEDGFMDDFRERLADFGGRPTPLQYAEQLSERYDTEVYLKREDLLHGGAHKLNNALGQVLLAKYMGKERIIAETGAGQHGTATAMAAAHLDMPCEIYMGETDIARQRPNVFRMRINGAEVNPVTVGRGTLKEAISETMRDWATTVENTHYVIGSVVGPHPFPKMVRDFQAVISEEAREQAIEKTGGLPDSVVACAGGGSNTMGAFAEFVDDESVALVAVEAGGSSLTVDEEQGVAPNSATLSTGNEGVLHGARTKLLQDSDGQIMESHSVSAGLDYAGVGPELAHLVDEGRVTPVNVDDEVALEAFHRLSQDEGVIPALETAHAFGYLEENHDELGDIVVVNVSGRGDKDLETVIEETSKRDLDIAPDMSILNRVGGGL; encoded by the coding sequence ATGAGCACTGACGACGCACACGACCCCAAGTTCGGCGAGTACGGCGGACAGTACGTTCCCGAGGCGCTGATGCCAGCCATCGAAGAGCTGACAGACGCCTACGAGCGGTACGTACTGCACAACGAGGACGGCTTCATGGACGACTTCCGGGAGCGACTGGCGGACTTCGGCGGCCGACCGACGCCGCTCCAGTACGCCGAGCAACTCTCCGAGCGCTACGACACCGAGGTGTATCTGAAGCGCGAGGACCTGCTCCACGGCGGCGCGCACAAACTCAACAATGCGCTCGGACAGGTCCTGCTGGCGAAGTACATGGGCAAAGAGCGCATCATCGCCGAGACGGGGGCCGGTCAGCACGGCACCGCGACGGCGATGGCCGCCGCCCACCTCGATATGCCCTGTGAGATATACATGGGCGAGACGGACATCGCCCGACAGCGACCCAACGTCTTCCGGATGCGCATCAACGGGGCCGAGGTCAACCCCGTCACCGTCGGTCGCGGCACCCTGAAAGAGGCCATCTCGGAGACGATGCGCGACTGGGCGACCACCGTCGAGAACACCCACTACGTAATCGGGAGCGTCGTCGGCCCGCACCCGTTCCCGAAGATGGTCCGGGACTTTCAGGCGGTCATCTCCGAAGAGGCCCGCGAACAGGCCATCGAGAAGACGGGCGGCCTGCCCGATTCGGTCGTCGCCTGCGCTGGCGGCGGGTCGAACACGATGGGCGCGTTCGCCGAGTTCGTCGACGACGAGAGCGTGGCCCTCGTGGCCGTCGAGGCTGGAGGGTCCTCGCTCACCGTCGACGAAGAACAGGGCGTCGCCCCCAACTCGGCGACGCTCTCGACCGGGAACGAGGGCGTTCTCCACGGTGCGCGGACGAAACTCCTGCAGGACTCGGACGGGCAGATTATGGAGTCCCACTCCGTTTCGGCGGGACTCGACTACGCGGGCGTCGGTCCGGAACTGGCCCACCTCGTCGACGAGGGCCGCGTGACGCCGGTCAACGTCGACGACGAGGTGGCGCTCGAAGCGTTCCACCGTCTCTCGCAGGACGAGGGCGTCATCCCGGCGCTCGAAACCGCGCACGCCTTTGGCTATCTCGAAGAAAACCACGACGAACTGGGAGACATCGTCGTCGTGAACGTCTCCGGTCGCGGCGACAAAGACTTAGAGACGGTCATCGAGGAGACGAGCAAGCGGGACCTCGACATCGCGCCGGACATGTCTATCCTCAACCGCGTCGGGGGTGGCCTCTGA
- the trpA gene encoding tryptophan synthase subunit alpha, with protein MGLERAFADEPAFVPYLAAGDPNYEDSLEYVEALAAGGADVIELGLPFSEPIAEGKTIQDAIVRSLESGMTPGRFFEFVGDLDVDVPLVCMTYYNLIYQYGDEEGPRPFVEKAAEVGIEGFVVPDLPAEEAGPLREACDEFGLDLVFIVAPTTRGDRLERMMEQVSGYVYVQARLGVTGARDDVDDATEASLARLSDWDVPKAVGFGIKTGDHAAEIVAAGADGIIVGSALVDIVAEGEANGDPTEATADRLESLARELKEGALRGAQERPQPERT; from the coding sequence ATGGGCCTCGAACGCGCCTTCGCCGACGAACCGGCGTTCGTACCGTACCTGGCCGCTGGCGACCCGAACTACGAGGACTCGCTCGAATACGTCGAAGCGCTCGCCGCGGGCGGGGCCGACGTCATCGAACTCGGCCTGCCCTTCTCGGAACCCATCGCCGAGGGGAAGACGATTCAAGACGCCATCGTTCGGTCGCTGGAGTCGGGGATGACTCCCGGACGGTTCTTCGAGTTCGTCGGAGACCTCGACGTGGACGTGCCGCTCGTCTGCATGACCTACTACAACCTCATCTACCAGTACGGTGACGAGGAAGGTCCCCGGCCGTTCGTCGAGAAGGCCGCCGAAGTTGGCATCGAGGGGTTCGTCGTCCCGGACCTGCCCGCCGAGGAGGCCGGACCGCTCCGCGAGGCCTGCGACGAGTTCGGACTGGACCTCGTGTTCATCGTCGCGCCGACGACGCGGGGGGACCGCCTCGAACGCATGATGGAGCAGGTGTCCGGCTACGTCTACGTGCAGGCCCGGTTGGGCGTCACCGGCGCACGCGACGACGTGGACGACGCCACCGAAGCGTCGCTGGCGCGACTCTCCGACTGGGACGTGCCGAAGGCCGTCGGGTTCGGCATCAAGACCGGTGACCACGCCGCGGAAATCGTCGCCGCGGGGGCCGACGGCATCATCGTCGGGTCCGCGCTGGTCGACATCGTCGCCGAAGGCGAGGCGAACGGCGACCCGACCGAGGCGACGGCCGACCGCCTCGAATCGCTGGCCCGCGAACTCAAGGAAGGGGCGCTCCGCGGGGCGCAGGAGCGGCCGCAACCGGAACGCACATAA
- a CDS encoding 2-amino-3,7-dideoxy-D-threo-hept-6-ulosonate synthase, whose translation MNTGTRARLDRIGTDGQYVIVPMDHGITMGAVTGLKDLEGTVDAITRGGADAVLTQRGVADRVHPNKNGAGYIAHLNGSTTIGPDENDKRTTGTVEDAIRVGADAVSFHINVGSTYEREQIAALSELTTEAKRYGMPVLAMAYARGPDIDPEADDYNQYVGHAVRLAEELGSDVVKTGYTGDAESFQHVVESTSLPVVIAGGAKGTDEETLDMVRGAVDAGAAGVSMGRSIFQHEDPEKITRAVASVVHDDAEAAEALRDAELAVEA comes from the coding sequence ATGAACACAGGGACACGCGCACGACTCGACCGCATCGGGACAGACGGGCAGTACGTCATCGTCCCGATGGACCACGGAATCACCATGGGGGCCGTAACGGGCCTCAAAGACCTCGAAGGGACCGTCGACGCGATTACGCGCGGCGGGGCCGACGCCGTCCTCACCCAACGCGGCGTCGCCGACCGCGTCCACCCGAACAAGAACGGCGCGGGCTACATCGCCCACCTCAACGGGTCGACGACCATCGGCCCCGACGAGAACGACAAGCGGACTACTGGCACCGTCGAGGACGCGATTCGCGTCGGTGCCGACGCCGTCTCTTTCCATATCAACGTCGGCAGCACGTACGAACGCGAACAGATAGCCGCACTCTCCGAACTGACGACCGAAGCCAAGCGGTACGGGATGCCGGTGCTGGCGATGGCCTACGCCCGCGGCCCGGACATCGACCCCGAAGCCGACGACTACAACCAGTACGTCGGCCACGCTGTCCGACTCGCCGAGGAACTCGGGTCCGACGTGGTAAAGACGGGCTACACCGGCGACGCCGAGAGCTTCCAGCACGTCGTCGAGTCCACGTCGCTCCCGGTGGTCATCGCGGGTGGCGCGAAAGGCACCGACGAGGAGACGCTCGATATGGTCCGCGGGGCCGTCGACGCCGGGGCCGCCGGCGTCTCGATGGGCCGCTCTATCTTCCAGCACGAGGACCCAGAGAAGATTACCCGCGCCGTCGCCAGCGTCGTCCACGACGACGCCGAGGCCGCGGAGGCGCTCCGCGACGCCGAGTTGGCCGTCGAGGCCTAA